The sequence TTGCTGGTGCGTATAGTAATGGTCGCCGCTGATATTGAAGTATAGATTGGCTAGCGGCGCATAGTTTACCGATGCGCTTTGTACCAGGCGCTGGAAATCGCTGCTGGTGGCCACTGCCGACGATTTGCTGGTGGTTAAACCTAAATTGGCCTTATAGCTAAAGTTTACCTTCTGGCTCACCTTGGTATCGGCACCCACGCCAAAGCCTTTTGATATGGTATTGTAAGGTAATGTCAACCCGTTTTGCAACTGGTTAAGTTTGGTGGTTGCGTACGATGCATTGGCGCTGAATGTAGTGCGCAGGTCAAAATTATACTTGCTGATACTGCCGCTAAAGTTCCAGCTATCAATATTGTTATCAAATGGCAGCACAATACGGCGCGAGATATTATTATCCAAAATGCTGGAGCTGATGGTATTGGCACTCACGTGGCTGTAGTTGGCGCTCAACCCAAAGAAGAACAGCGTGATGGCTTTGTGGTAATTAAAGGCAATGCCTGCGTTTTGGCTTTGGCGTTCGGTCAGGTCGGCGTTGTTGGCTACAATGCTGCGATAGTTGCTCAGGATGCTGCCGCGATAGATATCTTGTATATTACCGATCTGGTTGCGGTAGCCATAGTTCAGCGTAAAATAATTTTCGATACCGCTTTGATATTTCAGTGATGCCCGCGGATTAAAGTACAGGTTAGTTTGGCTTACATCTTGTTTGTAATGCGGATCGCTATAACTACTGTTCAATAAATTCACCGGTAACTGCACACTAAACTTCAGGATCTTCCCCGGGAAATCGTAACCGGCTTCGCCATATAGTTTATTGCGCTTCCAATCCAGGTTGTTGCGGGCACTATCGGCTACTAAATTATAGGTGCCATTGTTTTGGGTGATGGTCAAGTCCGAATTTAATTGCTGCGACTGCGCGCTGAAGCCCACCTTGTAGCTTTGCGTGATAGCGCGCGGTATCTTGTACGATACATAGTTGTTGGTAAACCAGGTAGGGATATTAACGTGCTGCGTCAGCAGGTTATAATTAACCCCATGGTTAAAAATGTTGGGGTTCAGGTTCGGTTCTATATCGCGGCTCTCGGGTTCGCTGATATGATCTACATAACTGTATAGTTCGATGATATTGTTGGATTTGAACGTGTTCATGTAGTTAAATTCGTTGCTAAAATCAGCCAGGTTATCTTTAAAATTCTGGTTCAATGGTACACCATTGCTCACCAGTGCCGAGTACGAACTGTTGTGACTGTAATCGGCAACAAGATTATCGTTCAGGTAAAACTTCGGTTTGTTCACATTCAGCAACACCTGGGTGTGAAACAGATCGGGCCGGCGGCTGTTGCGCTGCGTTTCGCTATAATGAATGTTACCGGTATTGGGCGAAAATATATCCGTTGTTTTGGTATAATCCTGGCGTTGTGCATCACGCAGGTACGAAAAATTGGTGCGGAACTGCACGTCCTTTTTCAGGTTCCACAGGTTATTCAGGTTAAACAAGCCCGCCCGGTTAAACAGGTAGCGGTTGCGGGGCAGGTCAGGGTCGCCGGCGGTGCCCAAAGACAACACAGCGCCGGGCTTATCATTATCAATACGGGCCAGGTAATCGCCCAGGTTGTGCGATACCAGGTCGTTTGATACATCATTGCCCACATTATTACCTTTAATGTAATTAATGGCCTTGTACTTATCCTTAAACATCATGGCGTTTAACTCGCCGTAGTAGTTGCCGGGCAGGCCCGCGCCTACGGTTTCCTGGCCTATTAGTTGCAGCTTGGCATCTTTTTTAATGGTGAGGTTAAGGGCCACATCATCGCTGTTCACCTTATCCTTAAGCATTTTTATAGGCTGATGGTTCTCCATCACCTGCACCTGGTCTACCACGCCGTTAGGGATGGTTTTGGTGGCGATGTTGTACTTGTCATCCAATAAATTATCGCCGCCAATGTACAGGTTGGATATGGCCTTGCCGTTGTATTTGATCTTGCCGTTATCATCCACGTCTATACCCGGCAGTTTTTTAATTACGTCGCCAATTACCCTGTCCTGCGGACTGCTAAAATCAGATACCTTATAGCTTAGTGTATCGCCGCTCAGCCGGGCGCGGGGCTTGTTATCTTTAATGGTTACTGTTTTCAGCATGCTCACCGCGCCATGCAGCTTAAAGTTATAGGGCGTGGTAAAACTGCCTACCGGCTTGCTTTCCTTTTTAAAACCAATGCAGCTTACTTCCAGTTGCAGGCCGTTCTTGTCAGCATCAGCCGGAACGTTGAGGCTAAATGCCCCTTTATCACCGCTGGTGGTATAGGCTATAATGAGGTTGCCCGCACCCTTAAGGTTAACGCTGGCAAAGGATACCGGTTTGCCCAGGCTGTCCGTCACGGTGCCTTTAATGGTTTGGGCATGGCATACCACGGTCAGCAGCATCCATAAAATGAATGCTCCTAACCATTTATTTGTGGCTATCATTTCTTTTCAGGTAGTTCTAATGGGTTGTTAATTACCGGGCCGCCGCCGCTCATGTTTACACGCATGGTAGGGGTACCGGTGGTTACCACACGGCCGCCACCCATTTGCATGCCCCCACCCATGTTAGATCCGGCCATCATACTGTTCATAAACGCTTGCGGGTCTTTCAGCATGGCCGCGCGCAGGTCGTCGTATTGTTTAGGTGTGGTTTTTACCGCGTCGGCAGGGATGGCGATTATATTAGGATCAACCGTATCATCGTCCATGCCGCCTAATCTAACAACGGTTACACCCGCGGCGGCGGCAGGGGTAGCCTGAGCCACTTGCGCTGGCTTGTCCGACTTGGTTACGGCTTCCATACCGTCGAACTTAAACTCTACCTCTTTGTTAGTATCGTAAGCTTCAACGATCAGGCCCGGTAAGCCGCATAGTTTCCACGGACCGGCATGAAACGGCAGATCGGGGCAGAACCAGGCGGTATAATCGCGGCCTTTAAAGTGGCCGGTAGCCTTTTGGCAATGCAGGGTACCAAAGCTCATGGTATCGGCGCTGATCTTCCATTTGATCATCGGCATCGCTTCTTCAATGCGGTACTTGGTGATCATCAGGTTTTCTTTGCGCACCATCTTGTTTTCCAGCGGAAACTGGTAGATCTCGCCCTGCGTGGTAGCGCCGCCATTACGCTTAATATTGATGTTTACAGGCCCGCCCGCAGCAGCGGCAACCTGCTCCTGTACTTGTTTTTTCACCAGGGCATCCTGGATCTTTTTATCGTAGCTTTTGTAGGCGCTGGCCTTCTGACCGATGAACAGGATCATGTTTTCGGTATACGGCTTATCCCTGTTCAGGGTGTCGCGCACATGGCTGAATTTATATTTTACAATGGCTTTAGCCGAATCGGCCTCCTGGGCGCGTACAACGTAGCCGGCCATCATGGCTATAGTAAAAAGAAGTAATGGTTTTTTCATGACCTTTTGTGTTTTAGTTTAAGATATTGTGGGTTACCAATAATTTAATTAATAGGTCAAAGATATGTACGAAATTTTCGTATACGAAACGTTCGTACTGGTTTTAACATATTTTAACAAAACAAATGTTAAATGCGGTTTTAGGCTTTTATGCTCACCCTGAAAGGGGGAGGGGAGCTATCGTATTGCTCCATATTTATGAGCATTAGCGCAAAGTAACCGCATATATATGTGATATTAAACCAACACAAAATATGGGCTCGACAGAGTAATTGTTTGCTTAAAGGATATTGTGCGGAGATTATTTATTATATTCACCGTATAATTGCGGCGAATATGTATATTCATCAATCTATCAATTGGCCAAATTTTAAATGGAAAGCGGAAGTTATCTTACCGGTATTGGGAGAAGTACGACACCGTGAAGGGCGCATAATCGGGCAGATGAATGCGCTTGGTTTTAAGATCAGGGAATCGACCCTGCTTGATACACTAACCCGCGATGTAACTAAATCGAGTGAAATTGAAGGAGAGATGTTAAATGTGATCCAGGTTAGGTCATCCATTGCCCGGCGCCTGGGGATTAGTATAATTGATGGTGTAGCCAGTAGCAGGGAAGTGGACGGAGTAGTGGAAATGATGCTTGATGCCACACAAAAATTTGACAGGCCCTTAACAAGCGAACGTTTATTTGGATGGCACGATTTACTTTTTCCTTCAGGGAGAAGCGGGATGCAGAAAATAACTGTAGGTAAATGGCGAACTGCCGAGGCAGGGCCAATGCAAGTAGTATCGGGGCCGATGGGTAGAGAAATTGTGCATTTTGAAGCCCCCGAAGCCGAACGTTTAACTGCTGAAATGGAGCAGTTTATTAGATGGATAAATCATAATAACACTAACGATGCTGTTATCAAAGCGGCAATCGCACATTTGTGGTTTGTAACCATCCATCCTTTTGATGATGGAAACGGAAGAATAACAAGAGCATTAACAGATATGCTATTAGCCCGTGCAGATGGAATACCGGAGCGGTTTTATAGCATGTCTGCGCAAATACTAAAGGAAAGGAACGATTATTATCAACTGTTGGAAAAGACGCAGAAAGGGGGGATGGATATAACAGCCTGGCTGTTATGGTTCCTTAAATGCCTTAACCGTGCCATGGATCATACTGAGGAGACGATTGCAGGGGTAACACGTCGTAATGAGTTTTGGAAAAAATTCCAGGATGTGCAACTTAACGAGAGGCAGCGGCATATGATCGTAACATTATTAGATAGTTTTTTTGGAAAACTTACATCGGGTAAGTGGGCAAAAATGAATAAATGTTCGGCAGACACCGCATTACGGGATATACAGGATTTGATAAACAAAGGGGTACTAATAAAAGAAAGTCCGGGCGGACGAAGTACAAACTATGTTTTGAATTGGAATTAAAGTTTTATTACAGGGCTCTAAACCAGCCTATCCTTAACAATAACCGTATCGGTGATCATATCGTGTAAACATTGCTGCCGTTTGTTAAAAAACGCCATCAGGTAGCCAATGCCCAGCGTAGCCACCGAGCAGATCTTAGCCAAATTACGCCCTATAGATTGCCCGGCGCTAAGGCGCTGCCCATAAATATCGCATACCCTGATCTTGAGGATCTGCTTGCCATAGGTAGCCTGTTTAACCGAGCATTCCATTACGATATGATAAATGATCTTAGCAAGCGGGATAAGTATTAGCAGGCTGATGCCGATAATGATGCGCACCAGCTTATCGTTAATGATGAGTACCGCCACAAAAGCGGGTACCACAAACACCATCGATACCATAAACCAATCCATTACCGAAGCCAGCAAGCGCTGATCAAAACTGCCAAAATACTGCGGCGCTACAATACGCTTATGGAAACCGAAGATCTCGCGCAGTTCGGCCAGTTCGTGAGCTTCCTTGTAATCGTCCATGCCGTCGGTACGCACAAAATCGGTGGGCCTGATGCGTTTCTGCTTCAGTTCATCAACAGTGAATGGCCCTTCGGGTTTGCCGTTGATAACGAGGAGGTATTGTTGATCGCTGTTGTTGGTTGCCGGCATAAAAACTCTAATATAAAAAAGACTTACGAAGTTTCTAAAACTTCGTAAGCCTGTTAAGTTTTTGTGTTCCCCCTTTAGGGGGGTAGGGGGTATTAATATCTCGTTACCCTAAAGCCCGACAGGCCGCCATCCAGTTTAATGTGGATCTTGTTTTTGGCGCTGCTGTAGCCCGGGGTTTCGTAGGTATCGTCGTCGGTTTTGTTAAAGCCATCAAAGTGGTTTGATGACAGGCCCGAATCGGTATCTATCTTGCAGGCGGCATCCTTAGGTATACGGATATTCACTTCAGATACACCGGTCGAGATATCGATATTGGTTGATGCCAGCGGCTGGCCCATTTTGATATCGAACGATGCCGCGCCGCCATTGATATCCAAATTGCGGATCTTAAACTTGCTCAGGTCAAAATCAAGCTTGGTGGCGCCGGTGCTGATATCCATATCCCAAACCGGGGCTGTGTTAAGCTTAAAGGTAGCCGAGTTCTCTTTGCCTTTATCCCAACGCATGTGGTTGTTCTTTTTCATGCTGAAATCCAGTACATAAACAGAATCCTCGTTATGGCGGGTAAACTCGTAGCTGCCGGCTATCTCCTTGGTATAAGCCTGGAACAGGTCGGTGGTGGTATCGCTTAAGCGATACATGGTGCCGCCGCCGTTGATGTTAAGTTTAGCAATTTTGGTAGCCGCGTTGTAAGGCTCGTTAAAGGTGCTGGTGCCGCCTACCTTTACTACGTCTACTTTGTCGTCATTATCATCGTCATCGCTATCGTTATTATTATTATCGCTGTGATAGTAATAACGGCCCGGCCAAAAATTGTACCGGTTGTTAAAGTTACCAAACAGCAGGATGCACAGGCCTAACAGCACTACACCGATCTTCAGCCCGCTGGCCAGTGGCGATCTATTGTGCGCGAATATCAGGTTGATGCCGCCGATCAGTAAAAAGATAGGCCACAGGTGCAGGAAGTTCATCCAATGGATATGCACTACGCCAAAGCTGCGCAGCAAAAATATGATGCCCAGGGTGATCAGTATCGCGCCGGGAACTAATTTATCGTGTCTCATGATGATTATAGGGTTGTAGGGTTGTCGTTCTGTGAATTATCGTTAGCTGGTTCCTGCTTAACAGTGTCGGCTTTGTTAAAGTCGGGGTTTTCCCAGGGTTGTTTTTTGCTGCCTGCAAATATAGCGGCTATACCCGCGCCTATCAGTACCAGCGGCCAAAGATGCTCCAGGTCCCAGTCGGGGATAAGGTCAAGGTCATCCAGCAACACGCAACCACCAACAATGATTAGTATGGTGCCGGCAATAATTGCCCCTGCCGATGTTTTTTTAGGCTGGTTAAGCGATGGGTCCCACTGTGGCGCGCTGCTTACCGGCGGCACGGTATAATCAACAAAAGGTTGTTGTGGCGGCATTTGGAAGGTCAGCGTTTTTTTGGGCAACACCATCCAAAGGATAATGTAAATGAGTAAGCCGCCGCCTTTTAGTATCAGCGTAAGTACAAATATCAGGCGCACGATGGATACGTCTAATTTCAGATAGTCTGCTAAACCGGCGCATACCCCACCTATTACTTTGTGGATATCGTCGCGGTATAATCTGTTGTTCATGATGGTTAGTTTTTAAAGTGTGATTAGTATTTACTGCGGACCGAACACAGGGTTTATGGTGATCTCATCAACGTTGGCGCCGGGGCTCATGCGGTAAGCGTTCATAATTGCCGAAGCGATATCGCCCGGCATAATAAACTTCGCGCTATCCACCTGTATCCCGTCCCACGATGATGTAAGCGTAGACCCCGGGATAACCGCGGTAACTTTAACACCATATTGTTGTAGTTCAAGTCTCATAACATTATTAAGACCCAACAACGCGAACTTTGTTACACTATAACTTCCGGCAGCAACAACAACATTTTTTGAAGCCGATGAACAGATATTAAAAATATGCCCTGAACGCGCCTGCATCATCTTTTTACCGAAGTAACGGTAAAGCTCGTAAGCGGGCAGCAGGTTGGTGTGCATCAGTTTATCAAAAGTATCGTCGGCATCATCAAGTATGCTGGTGGGAATGAAAGTCCCTGCATTGTTCACAATAATATCTATCGAACCCAAGACACTTTCGGCTTCGCCGGCAAATTTTATGATATCGGCCTTTTTACTTACATCGGCCACAACAGCAATCACTTTGATGCCGGGATCGATCTGTTTCAGTTCTTCTTCAAAAGTTTTCAGTTCGGCAGCATTACGCGAGCAAATGGCAAGATTAAAACCTTCGTTGGAAAAAGCTAAGGCAATAGCGCGGCCCATGCCACGTGTAGCGCCGGTGATTATGGCGTTTTTCATGTCTGTAAGTTAGGGATTAATTGCAATAGGTATCAATAACATAATTTATATGCTACAGATCTTGCCATGCGACATCTTCTTCAGGAGACAGCCAGTCTTCCGCTAAAATAGTTTCGCTGATCAGGTGTGTAACAGTTTCATCCTCAATTTCAGGCAACCTTATCGATAGATTTTGATCTTTCGGTTTAACAACTGTCCGTATCATATTTCAAATATACAAAACTAAAATAGATAAGGTTTCTTTATACAAAGAACTTAATGCTGCTTAATTTGTATTATTGGGGCCAACAACAACAAATTGTAGTATTTTTAACGGCGTTATATCACATAAATGTTCACAAGTTTAGGCAGATACATACTTCTACTACGTTTAAGCTTTAAAAAGCCCGAAAAGTTCAGCGTTTACTGGAACGAGGTGATCCGCGAGATGATATCGGTAGGTATCGGTTCGCTGGGTATCATTGCTATTATTTCGGTATTTATCGGCGCGGTGGCGGCTATACAGGTGGCTTTCCAGCTATCAAGCCCGCTGGTGCCGCTAAGCATTGTAGGCAGCATCTCGCGCGATTCGACGATATTAGAGTTCAGCCCAACCATATCTGCCCTGGTACTGGCCGGCCGTGTAGGCTCAAGCATCGCCTCGCAAATAGGCACCATGCGGGTTACCGAACAAATAGATGCGCTGGAAATTATGGGTGTGAACGCTCCCGGTTACCTGATCGCGCCAAAAATTATTTCGGGCGTATCCATGATCCCGCTGCTCACCATCATATCGGTGGCGTTGGGCTTGGGTGGTGGTTACCTGGCTTGTTTAACCTCATCAACCATTACACCTACCGATTATATACAGGGTTTGCAGGATGGCTTTAAACCAATCATTGTAACAGTGTGTGCCGTGAAATCAATTGTTTACGGTTTCCTGATCACCTCCATTTGCGCGTACAACGGATTTTATACCGAGGGTGGCGCTTTGGAAGTAGGCCAGTCGGCCACACGTGGTGTGGTTTATAGCTGCGTAATGGTATTATTTGCCGATTTGATGATCTCCAGCATGTTGTTATGATAGAAGTAAGAGACGTTTATAAAACATTTGGAGAGAACGAGGTGCTGAAGGGCATCACGGCGCAGTTTAAGCCCGGTAAGAACAACCTCATCATCGGTGGGTCCGGATCGGGTAAAACTACACTGCTGAAATGCATCGTCGGCTTGCACGAACCTACTAAAGGACAGGTGTTGTTTGATGGTAAGGACTTTACGCAAATGAATTTCGAGGAGCGCGTACCCATCCGTAAGGAGATCGGCATGCTGTTCCAAAACTCGGCCCTGTTCGATTCGATGACTGTTGAAGAGAACATCATGTTCCCGCTTAACCTGTTCACCGAGCAATCGCGTGCCGAAAAACTGGAACGTGCCAATTTTTGCCTGGAGCGGGTTAACCTGAAAGGCAAGAACAAGCTTTTTCCATCCGAACTATCCGGCGGTATGAAAAAGCGTGTAGGCATTGCCCGCGCTATATCCATGCAACCAAAATATCTGTTTGTGGATGAGCCCAACTCGGGCCTCGACCCTAAAACATCCATCCTGATAGACGAACTAATTGCCGAACTGACCGAAGAATACCAGATCACCACCGTAATTGTAACCCACGATATGAACTCGGTAATGGGTATTGGCGATCACATCATCTTTTTGCACGGCGGCAAAAAATGGTGGGAGGGCAGCAACAAGGAAATTGCCAAAACCGATAATAAGGAGTTGAACGACTTTGTATTTGCCAGCCGCTTTATGCGGGCAGCGAAGGAGAAGCTATAGGTAGAGATCAGCGGTTGAAGATTGGAGATTAGTTGATGACATTCTGGATGATCTTTAACGGCTGATCATTGTAGTCAGCCAAAACAGATCTCAGGCATGGGCCGCCAGGCAGGCCAAAATAACCAGCAGCCAGCACAGGGCTTGTTTTATTAAACTGCTATCGGGCTTTTGCATAACACGGGATATTGAATAGATATAACCTTCAGGCCCGCCAAATATTTTAAGAACCCATAAATTTTAACAGAAATTAACAATCGATCGGAAATGTTGCACTCACACGGACTTCCGGACTAATTACTACCTTTGCAAATTACTTCCGGTCTTTCGGTCTTCCCGTCTTCCGGACTATTCTGCAAACAAATGATCCAACTCCTCACACCCACACACTGGAAAGATTACGAACTGATCGATTGCGGCGATTTTGAAAAACTGGAACGCTTTGGCAATGTGATATTGATCCGTCCCGAGCCGCAGGCGGTGTGGGCTAAGCAATTGCCGGCAACCGAATGGCAGCGCCAGCATCATATCCGCTTTAAAGGCCGTTCGGCTACATCGGGCGAATGGGTGAAGAAGAACCCCGCCACACCCGACCGCTGGCACGTGGAATATAAAAATAACGATGCCGCCATCAAATTCCGACTGGCCTTAACCTCGTTCAAGCACGTAGGCATCTTCCCCGAGCAGGCTGTAAACTGGGATTATATCTCGCAAAACATCAAACGCTTTAAAACGCCCGAACCAAAGGTGCTTAACCTGTTTGCCTATACCGGCGGCGCATCGCTGATGGCCCGTGCAGCCGGGGCCGACACCACCCACGTAGATTCGATAAAGCAAGTGGTTACCTGGGCCAACGAGAACCAGGAACTATCAGGCCTGAGCAATATCCGCTGGATGGTAGAAGATGCCCTGAAATTTGTAAAGCGCGAAATAAAGCGTGGCAAAAAATACAACGGCATTATCCTCGATCCGCCTGCCTACGGGCATGGCCCCAACGGTGAAAAATGGAAGCTGGAAGACCATATCCTGGAGATGATGCAGGATGTAGTGCAATTGCTTGATCCGCAGGAGCATTTCCTGATCCTTAATACCTATTCGCTTGGTTTCTCATCTGTAATAGTGGAAAATCTGATCCGTAGTTCGTTCCCTAAAGTGCAAAATCTGGAGATAGGGGAGTTGTACCTGCAGGCCACATCGGGCGTGAAATTGCCTTTAGGGGTATTTGGTAAATTCTATAAAACCGCCTGACGATAGTGGTGGTGATTTAACCACAAAGAGCACAAAGATTTTCACAGAGAACACAAAGGCTTTGTGTATCGAATAAAGAAAAATTTATCTTAAATTTCTTTGTGTACTTTGTGAATTTATAATCCTGTAAATCTTTGTAATTAAATTGCCCCAAAGCTTAAAATATACCTGATTAACGGAGTGTTAACTGTTGATAACTTTTAACACAATGGTAACAGAAATGATGTTATTTTGCACGAAACGTGCGTTTACACCAAACCTCGTAAATATTATATATGAAACTGAAAAACATACTCTTACCTGTTCCATTATTACTGCTGTCGCTGACGCTTTTTTCAAATTGCCAAAACGGTAAACCCGCTGCTAAAACAGCCGAGGCCGATGCCAAAACCGGCACCGCTACTGCTAAATCTGAAGAAGCTGCCGCACCGGCCGATACCACGCCTGCAAAGGTTGTTTATCCCCCAATTGATAAAGCCGTTTACGATTCGTTAAACAAGGCGCAGGCTAATGGCGATACTTCCGGCCACTGGCCCGTAAAAAAAGCGCCTTACCCGCTGCCGGGCGCCATATTACCTTACAAAAGGGTGGTAGCTTACTACGGCAACCTGTACGCTAAAAAGATGGGTATCCTGGGCGAATTGCCGCCTAACGAGATGCTGGCTAAACTGAAAGGTGAGATCAAAAACTGGCAGCGTGCCGATCCTAAAACACCTATTCAACCTGCGCTGCACTACATTGCCGTGGTTGCACAGGGCGATGCCGGTAAAGATGGCAAATACCGCTACCGCATGCCGTTCAAGCAAATTGACAGCGTATTGGTACTGGCTAAAAAAATAAACGCCATTGTTTTCCTTGATGTGCAGGTAGCATTGAGCAACATCCACGCCGAGTTGCCATTGTTTGAGAAATATTTATCGATGCCACAGGTACACTTCGGTATGGATCCCGAGTTCTCGATGAAAGACGGTTCTAAACCGGGCAAAAAAATAGGTACTTATGATGCTGAGGATGTAAACTATGTATCGGGCTACCTGGCCAATTTGGTTAAAAAGAATAACCTGCCGCCAAAGATCCTCATTGTACACCGCTTCACTAAAAAGATGGTGACTAATACCCCGGGTATCAAACTGCGCCCTGAAGTGCAGTTGGTAATGGATATGGATGGCTGGGGCGAACCGGAACTGAAAATGGGTACCTGGCGCTATTTCATCCATAACGAACCTGTGCAGTTCACCGGCTTTAAACTGTTTTACAAAAACGATATCAAAAAAGCCCCTCATCACATGTTAACGCCTGAGGAAGTGTTGAAATACAAACCACGTCCAAACTATATCCAATACCAGTAATTGGATAATATGATATAAAACACCAAAGGCGCGATGAGCGCCTTTGGTGTTTTATGCTTGTCATCTCGACGAACCAGGGCAGGGAGCGTGGGCCCAATGTCATTAAGTTTAAGTTAGGGATGATCAGCCGAATAAAGCTCCCTCTAAATCTCCCCCGGTAGGGGAGACTTAGCTGCACAAGCGTAAAATCCTTAAAGTCCTCCCCTTTGGGGAGGATTTAGGTGGGGCTTAAAAGCGTAACTTAATGACATTGGGCGTGGGGTTGCGTGAGGAGAGATCTTATACGCGCGACTGGCTGTATGTATAAGATCTCTCACCCTTGCTCCGCTATCCCCCCCTCTAAGGGTTCGAGATGACAAGATACCCGCCAATTTTCATCGCGAGAGCTTACCCTAAAGTATCGCTGCCAGCCATAAACTGCCGACCGCTACTTCCCACTCCCCCCAATAGGGTGATTTTAACCATCGTGCAAAATTAAAAACCGCTTTTACTTGCTATTCAGGGCTATGTTTTACGATATTTAGTAAAAACTAAACAATATCAGCTTTGAAAAGAAAAGACTTCCTTTACCTTACCGGCATGGGCATAGGTGCCGGTATGTTAAGCCGGGTGCCGGTCTTTGGATCGTCGATGCCCATTGGGTCGCATGTGGAAACGGTAGACGTTGCCCTTAAAAAACGCATGGCCGATGTGGCCCTGAACGCGGCCCGCAGCAAAGGCGCCACTTATACCGATGTACGCATAGGCCGCTACCTTAACCAATACGTGGTTACCCGCGAGGATAAGGTAGAAAATATCGCCAACACGCAATCGTACGGTATGGGCATCCGCGTGATAGCCAATGGTTGCTGGGGCTTTGCCGCTACCGATAAACTGGATAACGACAGCATTGCCAAAGCGGCCGCCATGGCAGTAGCAATTGCTAAGGAGAACGCCCGCATACAAGCCGAACCGGTGCAACTTGCCCCGCAAAAAGGCTATGGCGAGGTAAGCTGGAAAACCCCGATAGAAAAGAACGCCTTTGATGTGCCGATGAAGGATAAGACCGATCTGCTGCTATCGGCCAATGCCGCTGCGATGAAGAACGGCGCCAACTATGTCAACTCCATCCTGTTTTTGGTGAACGAACAGAAGTACTTCGCCTCAACCGATGGCTCCTATATCGATCAGGACGTTCACCGCATCTGGCCTACATTTACCATTACAAAAGTGGATGCCAAGACCGGGAAGTTTGAAACCCGCAACGCCCTGAGTGCGCCACGCGGTATGGGTTACGAGTACCTGATGCCCCGCGAAAGTGATAAGATAAAAGGCGGTCCGGCCATTTTATACCGCGACCGTTACGATATGCTGGA comes from Mucilaginibacter mali and encodes:
- a CDS encoding PspC domain-containing protein translates to MNNRLYRDDIHKVIGGVCAGLADYLKLDVSIVRLIFVLTLILKGGGLLIYIILWMVLPKKTLTFQMPPQQPFVDYTVPPVSSAPQWDPSLNQPKKTSAGAIIAGTILIIVGGCVLLDDLDLIPDWDLEHLWPLVLIGAGIAAIFAGSKKQPWENPDFNKADTVKQEPANDNSQNDNPTTL
- a CDS encoding MlaE family ABC transporter permease gives rise to the protein MFTSLGRYILLLRLSFKKPEKFSVYWNEVIREMISVGIGSLGIIAIISVFIGAVAAIQVAFQLSSPLVPLSIVGSISRDSTILEFSPTISALVLAGRVGSSIASQIGTMRVTEQIDALEIMGVNAPGYLIAPKIISGVSMIPLLTIISVALGLGGGYLACLTSSTITPTDYIQGLQDGFKPIIVTVCAVKSIVYGFLITSICAYNGFYTEGGALEVGQSATRGVVYSCVMVLFADLMISSMLL
- a CDS encoding ABC transporter ATP-binding protein, translating into MIEVRDVYKTFGENEVLKGITAQFKPGKNNLIIGGSGSGKTTLLKCIVGLHEPTKGQVLFDGKDFTQMNFEERVPIRKEIGMLFQNSALFDSMTVEENIMFPLNLFTEQSRAEKLERANFCLERVNLKGKNKLFPSELSGGMKKRVGIARAISMQPKYLFVDEPNSGLDPKTSILIDELIAELTEEYQITTVIVTHDMNSVMGIGDHIIFLHGGKKWWEGSNKEIAKTDNKELNDFVFASRFMRAAKEKL
- a CDS encoding SDR family oxidoreductase, encoding MKNAIITGATRGMGRAIALAFSNEGFNLAICSRNAAELKTFEEELKQIDPGIKVIAVVADVSKKADIIKFAGEAESVLGSIDIIVNNAGTFIPTSILDDADDTFDKLMHTNLLPAYELYRYFGKKMMQARSGHIFNICSSASKNVVVAAGSYSVTKFALLGLNNVMRLELQQYGVKVTAVIPGSTLTSSWDGIQVDSAKFIMPGDIASAIMNAYRMSPGANVDEITINPVFGPQ
- a CDS encoding class I SAM-dependent methyltransferase; this translates as MIQLLTPTHWKDYELIDCGDFEKLERFGNVILIRPEPQAVWAKQLPATEWQRQHHIRFKGRSATSGEWVKKNPATPDRWHVEYKNNDAAIKFRLALTSFKHVGIFPEQAVNWDYISQNIKRFKTPEPKVLNLFAYTGGASLMARAAGADTTHVDSIKQVVTWANENQELSGLSNIRWMVEDALKFVKREIKRGKKYNGIILDPPAYGHGPNGEKWKLEDHILEMMQDVVQLLDPQEHFLILNTYSLGFSSVIVENLIRSSFPKVQNLEIGELYLQATSGVKLPLGVFGKFYKTA